A segment of the Aridibaculum aurantiacum genome:
AAATTGCTCGTTTGTAGTTTGATGAAGCCGCGCAAGTCCAATTGCAAACTGTTGCCAAAAATCATATTCAGCTGAACCACTCTGCAGGTGCTCTAGCAACAGGTACTGCTGACCTTGTAGTTCACCAACAGCAACCACAGCTGGTACATATAATGATGTAGCCTGTTTGATCGCTGCTAATCCTTCGGCTTCTCTTACAAACATCAATGGAAAGCGTGCAGCATCATTAACCTTCAGGAAGTAGCGTGCTTGCCTGGTATTGATGGCGAACGAAGCGTTGATGTCGCCGCCACCTACAGCAGTATGATTAATATAATCAAGCTGGTGGCAGCTACAGATTTGCTGTACGAGATTCATGAGGTAAATAGGTGCAGGTGGTATAAGAAAAGGATGCTGCAGCTGCGCCCTGTAATGCAGTACAAGTGAGTGACACAACCGTGGCTGCAGGATGATCCACTGCTGGTACCAAAATATTAATTCAACTGCGGGTCGATCGGGTAGTTTATCAGCTGTACATACTCGCCGCCCAGTTGCTGCAAAGCAAGCTTCCACGTATCATTTACATCGGGTGGAAAAACAAGTTCCTGCGTGCCTTCGCCGGTGATCCAGCTTTTTTCCTCCATCTCTTCGTCCAGCTGGCCCTTGCCCCATCCACTATAGCCAATGAAGAAGCGAATATCGGCAGCGCTAAGTTGATTCGACTTTATCAGTTGAACAACTTCCTGGAAGTCGCCGCCCCAATAAATGCCATCGGTAACGGGGTAGCCGCCGGGAATGAGCTGCGGGCAGTTATGTAAAAAATGAACCGTGTCAAGTTGAACAGGTCCGCCAAAGTAT
Coding sequences within it:
- a CDS encoding YqgE/AlgH family protein — protein: MADITPGKILIADPFLKDPNFMRTVIFLCEHQQEGSFGFVLNKEYDQQLGDLIADLEDTNFPVYFGGPVQLDTVHFLHNCPQLIPGGYPVTDGIYWGGDFQEVVQLIKSNQLSAADIRFFIGYSGWGKGQLDEEMEEKSWITGEGTQELVFPPDVNDTWKLALQQLGGEYVQLINYPIDPQLN